In Carya illinoinensis cultivar Pawnee chromosome 6, C.illinoinensisPawnee_v1, whole genome shotgun sequence, a single genomic region encodes these proteins:
- the LOC122313950 gene encoding uncharacterized protein At4g06744-like, protein MVTLSFCVPFLLLSTCLLHQCLHYEVAAGDPVVGSNREALEIIIGGGGGGNYPAPAPEYVDCPPPPPEPVCPPPPSPPPPPSPPPPPSPPPPSPPPPPSPPPPSPPPPPSPPPPSPPPPPSPPPPRPPPPPPSPPPPRPPPPPRPPPPPSPPPPRPPPPSRLELVKPVLRKFQKLATSDPKNIFKSWKGDDICKYKGLYCDTRPDFNQRALSAVDFNGFLFGRKDGGNLPLAGFVDELPDITVFHANSNNFTGLVPKKISTLKYFFELDLSNNKLSGQFPMEVLGAKKLTFLDLRFNSLYGTVPPGVFNLDVDVIFINNNNFVQELPDNLGSTSALYLTFANNKFTGKIPPSIGTGKTSENLIEVLFLNNQLSGCLPPEIGRLKRATVFDVSRNMLTGPIPQSFQCLAKIALLILDKNQFYGAIPEAICKLPNLSKFTLSFNYITEVGPECRKLIGKGVLNVRMNCIIDLPNQREEEECANFFTKNKYHTCPSYKMYQSYIPCKNKYYSGPDDHQPTVAATSPLSYDALTPHGS, encoded by the coding sequence ATGGTCACCCTCTCGTTTTGTGTTCCATTTCTTTTGCTATCGACATGCTTGCTTCATCAATGTTTGCACTATGAGGTGGCTGCTGGTGATCCTGTTGTTGGGTCCAATAGAGAAGCATTGGAGATAATCATAGGTGGTGGTGGCGGTGGCAATTATCCTGCTCCTGCTCCTGAATACGTAGACTGTCCTCCTCCCCCTCCTGAACCCGTTTGCCCCCCACCTCCATCTCCACCGCCGCCCCCATCGCCACCGCCGCCCCCATCTCCACCGCCCCCATCGCCACCGCCGCCCCCATCTCCACCGCCCCCATCGCCACCGCCGCCCCCATCTCCACCGCCCCCATcgccaccgccaccaccatctCCACCGCCACCACGACcgccaccgccaccaccatctCCACCGCCACCACGACCGCCACCGCCACCACGACCGCCACCGCCCCCATCTCCACCGCCACCACGACCACCACCGCCTTCGCGACTTGAACTAGTCAAACCCGTTCTtcgaaaatttcaaaaattggCCACCTCAGACCCAAAGAACATTTTCAAGTCATGGAAGGGCGACGACATATGCAAGTACAAGGGCTTATATTGTGACACGCGTCCGGACTTCAATCAACGAGCTCTTTCTGCAGTGGACTTCAATGGCTTCTTGTTTGGCCGTAAGGACGGCGGCAACCTCCCACTCGCTGGCTTCGTGGACGAGTTACCAGATATAACCGTGTTCCACGCAAACTCCAACAATTTCACCGGCCTCGTCCCCAAGAAGATCTCCACCCTGAAGTACTTCTTTGAGCTTGATCTAAGCAACAACAAGTTATCCGGCCAGTTTCCAATGGAAGTTCTTGGAGCCAAAAAATTGACGTTCTTGGACCTCCGGTTTAACTCCTTGTACGGCACAGTGCCACCTGGAGTGTTCAACCTAGACGTGGACGTGATCTTCATCAATAACAACAACTTTGTGCAAGAGCTTCCCGACAATCTTGGCTCCACGTCAGCTCTGTATCTCACTTTTGCCAACAACAAGTTCACGGGGAAAATCCCACCAAGCATTGGCACTGGCAAAACTTCAGAAAACCTTATTGAGGTGCTCTTCTTGAACAACCAGCTCTCGGGATGCTTGCCACCCGAGATTGGCCGCTTGAAACGGGCAACTGTGTTTGATGTGAGCCGTAACATGTTGACAGGTCCCATACCCCAGTCATTTCAGTGCCTGGCCAAAATAGCATTGCTTATTTTGGATAAGAACCAATTCTATGGGGCGATCCCGGAGGCCATCTGCAAGCTACCTAACTTGTCTAAATTCACGTTATCATTCAACTACATCACCGAAGTCGGCCCCGAATGCAGGAAGTTGATAGGAAAGGGCGTTCTTAATGTTCGAATGAATTGCATTATTGATCTTCCAAATCAGAGAGAAGAGGAGGAATGTGCTAATTTTTTCACCAAGAACAAGTACCACACCTGCCCCTCCTATAAGATGTACCAGTCTTACATTCCATGCAAGAATAAGTATTATTCAGGTCCCGATGATCATCAACCAACGGTTGCAGCCACTTCGCCATTGTCCTATGACGCTCTTACGCCGCATGGGTCGTGA